Proteins encoded in a region of the Teredinibacter purpureus genome:
- a CDS encoding TorF family putative porin translates to MKTSKKLLAGAVAASLAISAMAPVANAEVSASVGVASSYLWRGIDLGAGYGNPAVSGDLSYSNEGFYAGTWVSSGDGSGGTEYDLYAGFGAEVSEVNIDLSVWSYQYPTASTRYVGVDGDMAVVVPIESESNIGDLMEAVLSIGYGPVSLSYYHGLQDLEEYYYVNAGVTFGAFSLNAGAHDDDMTHVDLSYAYNDNLSFIFSQVVDDVEGAYDDDLNVVVSYSLPIE, encoded by the coding sequence ATGAAAACTTCTAAGAAATTATTGGCCGGTGCTGTTGCAGCATCTTTAGCGATTTCTGCAATGGCTCCTGTAGCGAATGCTGAAGTATCCGCTTCTGTTGGTGTTGCGAGCTCATATTTGTGGCGTGGTATCGACTTAGGTGCTGGCTATGGTAACCCTGCGGTATCGGGCGATTTAAGCTATAGCAACGAAGGTTTCTATGCCGGTACTTGGGTAAGCTCTGGTGACGGTTCTGGCGGCACTGAGTATGACTTGTATGCAGGCTTTGGTGCTGAAGTAAGCGAAGTGAATATTGATCTAAGTGTTTGGTCGTATCAGTACCCAACGGCTTCAACTCGTTACGTGGGTGTCGACGGCGATATGGCTGTTGTTGTTCCAATCGAGAGTGAATCTAACATTGGTGACTTGATGGAAGCGGTTCTTTCTATCGGTTACGGCCCTGTTAGCCTTAGCTACTACCACGGTTTGCAAGATTTAGAAGAGTATTATTACGTGAATGCGGGTGTTACTTTTGGCGCGTTTAGCCTGAATGCCGGTGCGCATGATGATGATATGACTCACGTTGACTTGTCTTACGCTTATAACGATAACTTGAGCTTCATTTTCAGCCAAGTTGTTGACGATGTTGAAGGCGCTTACGATGATGATTTGAATGTTGTAGTGAGCTACAGCCTTCCTATCGAGTAA
- a CDS encoding cellulose binding domain-containing protein encodes MNKKILHPTLVVGLSMLLLMLSKTALANLDCSLNLTNQWSGGATAELVVVNAGSSTTTASNIVAEFSSNVAIQNVWNGSVSGSNPYTFSGPQWNQNLATGQSATIGMQLSFSGSFSAPTFSGACGGVTPLNQPPEISSFSCDEHQLVGDFFDLGWAVYEFSYVCDAVATDADGDTLEYIFDLGDGRTLASAGSSSTGIIDYVESDTYTIGVTVSDGTASVEASVEQAVTGMTQPPVVDFDCTVDSNNYEITCDGSASYDPDGDATAHYWAWDGTYDYSSGLTVATHRFSGAGEYAISLYVLDGNNSRHLTKTFTIEGSEPFDPILEFSCENEYHSSNSETLGFEFSSVRVRCDVDEYDPGFELTPIPTGSPGCYGASSSASSSSSTPSASGEPTPTPSPTAEPCIMPTYAPIREHRWTFGEGDDAVNRRSENSIAVHTFEESKTVDVTLTIEELQEGVTTTATGVLDIVGNGVAPVVSLECTNVPGSLTVTCDGSGSYDSDGDELLYTFAWDQSTNGVKTTNTTPIASHTYESPGWQYVTLYIVDRGIDIPNTGGHLETKQVSMELTDESETNRPPVADFTASDSRCVSFTKEFDASISSDPDGDDITFDWSILGDSFSGETLTFNGSSHIDETIDVALTVTDTEGATDSITREITIDNYPLPIASPPPVPDYDIFASSTSGDAPLTVDFELSDDFDWNEVDWYVDGERLVTAGPTNFSHTFEQPGTYEVMTYAVYIFDTTCDRRVGREAYITIEVLGDDPDTGGQSCEYVVTNDWGSGFTAELRYTNTGEAIISDWSATWEYTDGSSISSSWNGSVSGSNPYTATGVGWNSSLQPGQTATIGMQGVNGANSAATPTCQ; translated from the coding sequence ATGAATAAAAAAATATTACATCCAACGTTGGTTGTTGGGCTATCAATGCTGTTACTAATGCTGAGTAAAACAGCATTAGCGAACTTGGATTGTTCGTTAAATCTTACGAATCAATGGTCTGGTGGAGCGACTGCTGAACTTGTGGTGGTTAATGCGGGCAGTAGCACCACGACTGCGTCTAACATTGTTGCGGAGTTTAGTAGCAATGTTGCGATCCAGAATGTTTGGAATGGATCGGTTAGTGGGTCTAATCCTTATACGTTTAGTGGGCCGCAATGGAATCAAAATTTGGCTACTGGGCAATCCGCTACTATTGGCATGCAATTAAGTTTTTCTGGTAGCTTTAGTGCGCCGACTTTTAGTGGTGCGTGTGGTGGCGTTACACCTTTAAATCAGCCGCCCGAAATCAGTAGTTTTTCGTGTGATGAACATCAGTTAGTGGGCGATTTCTTTGATTTAGGTTGGGCTGTTTACGAGTTCAGTTATGTCTGTGATGCAGTAGCCACCGATGCCGACGGCGATACCTTGGAATACATTTTTGATTTGGGTGATGGTCGAACACTCGCGTCTGCCGGTAGTTCCTCAACGGGTATCATCGATTATGTAGAATCTGACACTTATACTATTGGCGTGACCGTTAGTGATGGAACCGCTTCTGTGGAGGCTTCGGTTGAGCAAGCAGTAACGGGTATGACTCAACCACCGGTGGTGGATTTTGATTGTACGGTCGACAGCAATAATTATGAAATCACCTGCGACGGTTCTGCCTCTTACGACCCCGATGGTGACGCCACTGCGCATTACTGGGCATGGGACGGCACTTACGATTACAGTTCTGGCCTTACGGTTGCGACGCACCGTTTTTCGGGTGCTGGTGAATACGCTATTTCGTTGTACGTTTTAGATGGCAATAACAGTCGTCATTTAACGAAAACTTTTACCATTGAAGGGTCTGAGCCTTTTGACCCAATATTGGAATTTAGTTGCGAGAATGAATACCACTCAAGTAACTCTGAAACTTTAGGGTTTGAATTTTCAAGTGTGCGGGTGAGGTGTGACGTAGATGAATACGACCCTGGTTTTGAGCTAACGCCCATACCAACGGGTTCACCGGGGTGCTATGGAGCGTCTTCAAGTGCGTCTTCGTCGTCATCGACGCCTTCTGCTTCTGGGGAACCAACCCCTACGCCAAGCCCCACGGCTGAGCCTTGCATAATGCCCACCTACGCCCCAATTCGGGAGCATAGATGGACTTTTGGCGAGGGTGATGATGCTGTTAACCGACGCTCGGAGAATTCAATCGCCGTTCATACATTTGAAGAATCTAAAACCGTTGATGTAACACTTACAATCGAAGAACTCCAGGAAGGTGTAACCACAACGGCAACAGGTGTGCTCGATATTGTGGGCAATGGCGTGGCGCCGGTGGTGAGCTTGGAGTGTACAAATGTACCGGGTAGCCTCACGGTGACCTGCGACGGTTCGGGCAGCTACGATTCAGACGGTGACGAACTTCTCTACACCTTCGCATGGGATCAAAGCACGAATGGCGTAAAAACAACTAATACCACGCCCATTGCCTCCCATACTTACGAGTCTCCTGGTTGGCAGTACGTGACTCTCTACATTGTGGATAGAGGGATTGATATTCCGAATACTGGTGGCCACCTCGAAACGAAACAAGTTTCGATGGAGCTTACGGATGAATCCGAGACTAATCGACCGCCGGTAGCCGACTTTACGGCTAGTGACAGCCGTTGCGTCAGCTTCACTAAAGAGTTCGATGCGAGTATCAGTAGCGATCCTGATGGCGACGATATTACGTTTGACTGGTCTATTTTGGGAGATAGCTTTAGCGGTGAAACGTTAACGTTCAATGGCTCTTCGCATATTGATGAAACCATCGACGTAGCCTTAACGGTTACAGACACCGAAGGCGCTACGGATTCTATAACACGCGAAATTACGATCGACAATTATCCGTTGCCCATCGCTAGTCCTCCGCCTGTGCCGGACTATGACATTTTCGCTAGCAGTACCAGTGGTGATGCGCCGTTAACCGTTGATTTTGAATTGTCCGATGACTTTGATTGGAATGAAGTGGATTGGTATGTCGATGGCGAAAGGCTCGTTACTGCAGGCCCAACAAACTTTAGCCATACGTTTGAGCAGCCGGGTACGTATGAGGTAATGACCTATGCCGTGTATATTTTTGACACGACCTGTGACCGCCGAGTAGGTCGAGAAGCTTATATCACTATCGAAGTGCTCGGAGACGATCCCGATACGGGCGGTCAATCGTGTGAATATGTTGTGACCAATGATTGGGGTTCAGGCTTTACGGCGGAGCTTCGCTACACGAATACCGGTGAAGCGATTATTAGTGATTGGTCTGCGACGTGGGAATACACTGATGGCTCGTCTATCTCCAGCAGTTGGAATGGATCGGTTTCGGGCAGCAACCCTTATACGGCAACCGGTGTAGGCTGGAATAGCAGCCTGCAACCTGGTCAAACCGCCACTATAGGAATGCAAGGTGTTAACGGCGCGAATAGTGCGGCTACACCTACTTGTCAGTAG
- the dapF gene encoding diaminopimelate epimerase, producing the protein MRLRFTKMEGIGNDFVMIDAISQKITVTPERARKLADRHFGVGCDQVLVVESPTNPDTDFRYRIFNSDGTEVENCGNGARCFALFVRQRQLTSKTTICVETAAGILTLHVNDDNQVTVNMGAPELTPSNIPFTADKQLAYYPLRVADQTFDIGAVSMGNPHAITLVEDLTHFPVDTIGPLIESHKQFPSRVNAGFMQIIDRKTVRLRVYERGAGETLACGTGACAAVVSGILRGLLDPTVAVELPGGTLRIQWEGAQNPVMMTGPATSVFHGQVKV; encoded by the coding sequence ATGCGTTTACGCTTTACCAAAATGGAAGGTATCGGTAACGATTTTGTGATGATTGATGCCATCAGTCAAAAAATCACTGTAACACCGGAGCGCGCACGTAAGCTCGCCGACCGTCATTTCGGCGTCGGCTGCGATCAAGTATTAGTTGTGGAATCTCCCACCAATCCCGACACCGACTTTCGCTACCGTATATTCAATAGCGACGGCACCGAAGTAGAAAACTGCGGCAACGGCGCCCGCTGTTTTGCCCTTTTCGTACGCCAGCGTCAGCTCACAAGTAAAACCACAATATGTGTCGAAACTGCCGCTGGCATACTCACATTACATGTTAACGACGACAACCAAGTGACCGTCAACATGGGCGCGCCCGAACTAACGCCCAGTAATATTCCATTCACCGCAGATAAGCAATTAGCGTACTACCCCCTTCGCGTCGCAGACCAAACCTTCGACATAGGGGCGGTGTCTATGGGGAACCCACACGCCATTACCTTAGTAGAAGACCTTACGCATTTTCCGGTAGACACCATTGGCCCGCTTATCGAATCGCACAAACAATTTCCCAGCCGAGTTAACGCCGGGTTTATGCAAATAATCGATCGGAAAACTGTTCGATTACGCGTGTACGAACGCGGTGCCGGAGAAACGCTCGCCTGTGGGACAGGTGCCTGCGCGGCGGTTGTGAGTGGCATTCTGCGCGGTCTGCTAGACCCTACCGTAGCGGTAGAATTGCCCGGCGGCACGTTACGCATTCAATGGGAGGGCGCTCAAAACCCTGTTATGATGACCGGCCCAGCAACATCCGTCTTTCATGGACAAGTTAAAGTATGA
- the lysA gene encoding diaminopimelate decarboxylase, whose amino-acid sequence MSNFEFRNRSLHAEGVSLSALAEQYGTPCYVYSRAAFSEHYLAYAQALGEHPGTVCYAVKANSNIAVLQVLAQLGAGFDIVSIGELQRVLAAGGKPERIIFSGVGKKPNEMVFALDTGIACFNVESEAELDVLSAIATQMGKVANISLRVNPDVDAHTHPYISTGLKENKFGIDIERAPHVYQRAAQLPGINVVGVDCHIGSQLTELAPFLDALDRVLMLVDTLAESNIAIAHLDLGGGLGVTYNDETPPSPQDYLAAVKQRLGDRPLELILEPGRSIAANAGVLLTEVLYLKPTEHRNFAIIDAAMNDNIRPALYQAWQNVLPLQQNSSATAQPWDLVGPVCETGDFLAKDRVLSLRAGDQLALMSSGAYGFVMSSNYNTRGRAAEVFVDGDQHFLIREREDFNDMIRGEHLLPSGEQG is encoded by the coding sequence ATGTCCAATTTTGAGTTTCGCAACCGCAGCCTTCACGCCGAAGGTGTTTCGCTATCAGCCCTTGCCGAGCAGTATGGTACACCTTGCTACGTTTATAGCCGCGCGGCCTTTAGCGAACATTATCTTGCTTACGCGCAAGCACTTGGCGAACACCCCGGCACGGTATGCTACGCCGTAAAAGCAAATTCCAATATCGCCGTATTACAAGTACTGGCCCAACTGGGTGCAGGCTTTGATATTGTCTCTATCGGCGAATTACAACGGGTGTTAGCCGCAGGCGGAAAACCAGAACGCATTATATTTTCAGGTGTTGGCAAAAAGCCTAACGAAATGGTCTTCGCACTGGATACGGGTATCGCATGCTTCAACGTAGAATCTGAAGCAGAACTCGACGTTCTTTCGGCTATAGCAACCCAAATGGGCAAGGTCGCGAATATATCATTGCGTGTGAACCCGGATGTAGACGCCCACACTCACCCTTATATTTCTACCGGCCTAAAAGAAAATAAGTTCGGCATCGACATTGAACGCGCGCCCCACGTATACCAACGTGCAGCACAATTACCAGGCATAAACGTCGTAGGAGTAGACTGTCATATCGGCTCGCAGTTAACGGAACTGGCCCCGTTCTTAGATGCGCTCGATCGGGTACTAATGTTAGTCGATACGCTAGCTGAATCGAACATTGCTATTGCGCATTTAGATCTCGGCGGCGGCTTAGGCGTTACCTACAACGATGAAACACCGCCTTCGCCACAAGATTACCTCGCCGCGGTAAAACAACGCTTAGGCGATAGGCCTCTCGAGCTCATACTGGAACCCGGTCGCTCAATTGCCGCGAACGCGGGCGTACTGCTCACGGAAGTGCTTTATCTGAAGCCCACCGAGCACCGTAATTTCGCTATCATCGATGCCGCCATGAACGACAACATTCGCCCCGCACTTTACCAAGCATGGCAGAACGTTTTGCCGTTACAGCAAAACAGCAGCGCTACAGCTCAGCCATGGGATCTAGTCGGCCCAGTGTGTGAAACAGGCGACTTCCTTGCTAAAGATCGCGTACTATCACTCAGAGCAGGTGATCAGCTGGCGCTCATGTCCAGCGGTGCTTACGGTTTCGTTATGAGTTCCAATTACAACACCCGTGGCCGCGCAGCCGAGGTATTTGTGGACGGCGATCAACACTTTTTAATTCGCGAACGCGAAGATTTTAACGATATGATTCGTGGCGAGCACCTGCTGCCATCAGGAGAGCAAGGCTAA
- a CDS encoding P-II family nitrogen regulator encodes MKLITAVIKPFKLDDVRNALSEIGVQGMTVTEVKGFGRQKGHTELYRGAEYVIDFLPKVKVELVLGDDLIDQAVEAITKAAQTGKIGDGKIFIMPCEEVIRIRTGETGPDAV; translated from the coding sequence ATGAAACTGATTACTGCTGTTATTAAGCCTTTTAAACTCGACGACGTGCGTAATGCATTGTCGGAAATCGGTGTTCAGGGTATGACGGTGACTGAAGTGAAGGGCTTTGGTCGCCAAAAAGGTCATACTGAACTCTATCGCGGTGCGGAATACGTTATTGATTTTCTTCCGAAGGTAAAAGTGGAGCTTGTCTTGGGTGATGATTTAATCGATCAGGCAGTGGAGGCCATTACTAAGGCTGCGCAAACGGGCAAAATTGGCGATGGCAAAATATTTATAATGCCTTGCGAAGAAGTTATCCGTATTCGTACCGGTGAAACCGGCCCTGATGCGGTTTAA
- a CDS encoding DUF484 family protein, translating into MSESSITQNREKISDEQVAQYLKKHPDFFNRHIDLLADLDLPHQSGPAVSLVERQVAILRDRNMDMRHRLSQLLDNARDNDRLFDKTKRLVLALLECNDLGDLVDALYYSFDKEFNIHYTRLILFGNNNTPVSEARIVSIHDARDYIGKRLKLPNTVSGGIDVKESGFLFDGDAPNIGSAAIAVLQHGSPLGVLAIGNQDPNYYRSSMGTLFLSYIAEVLNRQLPKYLK; encoded by the coding sequence ATGAGTGAATCTTCTATTACTCAGAACAGGGAAAAAATTTCCGACGAGCAGGTAGCACAATACCTGAAAAAACATCCGGATTTTTTCAATCGCCATATCGATCTATTGGCCGATCTTGACCTGCCTCACCAAAGCGGCCCTGCCGTCTCACTGGTAGAGCGCCAAGTGGCTATCTTACGTGATCGCAATATGGACATGCGGCATCGGCTAAGCCAACTGCTCGACAACGCCCGCGATAACGATCGCCTGTTCGATAAAACCAAACGCTTAGTGCTAGCCTTACTCGAATGTAACGATTTGGGTGATTTGGTCGATGCGCTGTATTACAGCTTTGATAAAGAATTTAACATTCACTACACGCGCCTCATCTTATTTGGCAACAACAATACCCCCGTAAGCGAGGCGCGCATTGTCTCCATTCACGATGCCCGCGACTATATTGGCAAGCGCCTGAAGCTACCCAATACCGTCAGTGGTGGCATTGATGTTAAGGAGAGTGGGTTTTTATTTGATGGCGACGCACCCAATATCGGCAGCGCCGCAATAGCCGTGTTACAGCATGGAAGCCCTCTAGGCGTATTAGCCATAGGCAACCAAGACCCGAACTACTACCGTTCGAGTATGGGAACGCTGTTTTTAAGCTATATTGCCGAAGTACTTAATCGGCAACTGCCTAAATATTTGAAATAG
- a CDS encoding ammonium transporter, producing MEQSIFELQYALDTFYFLVCGALVMWMAAGFAMLESGLVRAKNTTEILTKNVALYAIACIMYFVCGYAIMYGGDTFLSGITGDGVADDWTYAPSADFFFQVVFVATAMSIVSGAVAERMKLWAFLAFAVVMTAFIYPMEGAWTWGNGVAGSMGECGVFGMYSLGGIDEGKCAGMSFVKWSDFAGSGIVHMSGAAAALAGVLVLGARKGKFGPNGEVNAIPGSNLPLATLGMFILWMGWFGFNGGSVLATASVESANAVAIVFMNTNAAAAGGLVAALIVARILFGKADLTMALNGALAGLVAITAEPSTPTALQATLFGGLGGVLVVFAIITLDKLKIDDPVGAISVHGVVGFLGLLLVPVTNGGEDGAASFLGQLTGALTIFTWVFVTSLVVWLVIKAVMGIRVSEEEEFDGVDISECGMEAYPEFISGGK from the coding sequence ATGGAACAATCAATATTTGAACTGCAGTACGCCCTAGATACCTTTTATTTCTTGGTCTGTGGCGCACTTGTAATGTGGATGGCTGCTGGCTTTGCAATGCTTGAGTCTGGCCTTGTCCGCGCTAAAAACACAACTGAAATTTTAACTAAAAACGTAGCCCTGTATGCCATTGCGTGCATTATGTATTTTGTTTGTGGTTACGCGATTATGTATGGTGGCGATACGTTCTTATCCGGTATTACTGGAGACGGTGTTGCCGATGATTGGACGTATGCTCCATCTGCCGACTTTTTCTTCCAGGTTGTATTTGTTGCAACGGCCATGTCTATTGTCTCGGGTGCTGTTGCCGAACGTATGAAACTTTGGGCTTTCTTGGCTTTTGCGGTTGTTATGACAGCGTTTATTTACCCAATGGAAGGTGCGTGGACATGGGGTAATGGTGTTGCGGGTTCTATGGGTGAGTGTGGTGTATTTGGTATGTACTCGCTGGGCGGCATTGACGAAGGCAAGTGTGCTGGCATGAGCTTTGTTAAATGGAGCGATTTTGCAGGCTCCGGTATTGTGCACATGTCTGGTGCTGCAGCAGCCCTGGCTGGTGTGCTGGTGTTAGGCGCGCGTAAAGGAAAGTTTGGCCCGAATGGAGAAGTTAACGCTATTCCTGGTTCAAACCTGCCTCTGGCGACTTTGGGTATGTTCATTCTGTGGATGGGTTGGTTCGGCTTCAACGGTGGCTCTGTATTGGCTACTGCTAGCGTAGAAAGTGCCAATGCTGTTGCCATTGTGTTTATGAACACTAATGCGGCAGCGGCTGGTGGATTAGTTGCTGCGCTAATTGTTGCGCGTATCTTGTTCGGTAAAGCAGATTTGACCATGGCGCTTAACGGTGCTTTGGCGGGTCTTGTTGCGATTACTGCTGAGCCTTCAACGCCTACAGCGTTGCAAGCAACTTTATTCGGTGGCCTTGGTGGTGTGTTGGTTGTATTTGCCATTATTACATTGGATAAACTAAAAATTGATGACCCCGTTGGTGCTATCTCGGTTCACGGTGTTGTGGGTTTCTTAGGCCTTCTATTGGTACCTGTTACCAATGGTGGCGAAGACGGCGCTGCTTCTTTCTTGGGCCAGTTGACCGGTGCGCTTACTATCTTCACATGGGTGTTTGTGACAAGTTTGGTTGTGTGGTTAGTGATCAAAGCGGTTATGGGTATCCGTGTTAGTGAAGAAGAAGAGTTTGACGGTGTGGATATCTCTGAATGTGGTATGGAGGCTTATCCTGAGTTTATTTCAGGCGGTAAGTAA
- the glnK gene encoding P-II family nitrogen regulator: protein MKLITAIIKPFKLDAVREALSEIGVQGITVTEVKGFGRQKGHTELYRGAEYVVDFLPKTKLEVAVADDQLDSVVEAISKAAHSGKIGDGKIFVSVLEQVVRIRTGESGEEAL from the coding sequence ATGAAACTAATAACTGCCATCATCAAGCCTTTTAAGCTCGACGCAGTGCGTGAAGCGTTATCGGAAATTGGTGTACAAGGTATTACGGTTACTGAAGTAAAAGGTTTCGGCCGTCAAAAAGGCCATACAGAATTGTACCGTGGTGCAGAATACGTTGTGGATTTTCTACCTAAAACCAAATTAGAAGTTGCGGTTGCAGACGACCAATTAGATTCGGTTGTAGAAGCGATCAGTAAAGCGGCCCATAGCGGCAAAATCGGTGATGGAAAAATCTTTGTATCCGTATTGGAGCAAGTTGTGCGTATCCGCACTGGCGAATCTGGTGAAGAAGCGCTTTAA
- the lptM gene encoding LPS translocon maturation chaperone LptM codes for MPFTTVKNTACATLTIRRATALGLMFFGLVGLSACGQKGPLKLPDPTHTTESVTPTEMPAVEPRQP; via the coding sequence ATGCCTTTTACAACCGTTAAGAATACTGCTTGCGCAACACTAACAATACGTCGAGCAACGGCCTTAGGGCTAATGTTTTTCGGTCTTGTGGGCTTGAGTGCTTGTGGACAAAAAGGCCCATTAAAATTACCCGACCCCACGCACACTACCGAATCGGTTACGCCAACGGAAATGCCCGCTGTAGAGCCACGTCAACCGTAA